The Agelaius phoeniceus isolate bAgePho1 chromosome 26, bAgePho1.hap1, whole genome shotgun sequence genome has a window encoding:
- the PDK2 gene encoding pyruvate dehydrogenase kinase, isozyme 2 produces MRLLRCLGKRAALAGVPTYIEHFSKFSPSPLSMKQFLDFGSSNACEKTSFAFLRQELPVRLSNIMKEINLLPDRVLRTPSVQLVQSWYVQSLLDIMEFHDRDPEDQATLGQFTNALVTIRNRHNDVVPTMAQGVIEYKETYGDDPVSNQNIQYFLDRFYLSRISIRMLINQHTLLFDGSTNPAHPKHIGSIDPHCNVANVVRDAYNMAKLLCDKYYMASPELEIEEVNACNAEQPVSIVYVPSHLYHMLFELFKNAMRATVESHENSPRLPAIRVMVALGQEDLSIRMSDRGMGVPLRKIERLFSYMYSTAPTPQLGSGGAPLAGFGYGLPISRLYAKYFQGDLQLFSMEGFGTDAVIYLKALSTDSVERLPVYNKSAWRHYQASQEAGDWCVPSTEPKNTSTYRVP; encoded by the exons aTGCGGCTGCTGCGGTGCCTCGGGAAGCGCGCGGCGCTGGCCGGCGTCCCCACCTACATCGAGCACTTCAGCAAGTTCTCGCCGTCGCCGCTCTCCATGAAGCAGTTTCTCGACTTCG gctccAGCAATGCCTGTGAGAAGACCTCATTTGCCTTCCTGCGCCAGGAGCTGCCCGTGCGCCTCTCCAACATCATGAAGGAGATCAACCTGCTCCCGGACCGGGTGCTGCGCACGCCCTCCGTGCAGCTGGTGCAGAGCTG GTATGTGCAGAGCCTGCTGGACATCATGGAATTCCACGACAGGGACCCCGAGGACCAAGCCACGCTGGGACA GTTCACCAACGCGCTGGTGACAATCCGGAACCGGCACAACGACGTTGTCCCCACCATGGCACAGGGGGTGATCGAGTACAAGGAGACGTACGGGGATGACCCCGTGTCCAACCAGAATATCCAGTACTTCCTGGACCGCTTCTACCTGAGCCGCATCTCCATCCGCATGCTCATCAACCAgcaca ccctgctcttcgATGGCAGCACCAACCCCGCGCACCCCAAACACATCGGGAGCATCGACCCCCACTGCAACGTGGCCAACGTGGTGAGAG ATGCCTACAACATGGCCAAGCTGCTGTGTGACAAATACTACATGGCCTCACCTGAGCTGGAGATCGAGGAGGTCAACG cctgcaaCGCGGAGCAGCCCGTGAGCATCGTCTACGTCCCGTCCCACCTGTACCACATGCTCTTCGAGCTCTTCAAG aaTGCCATGAGAGCCACGGTGGAGAGCCACGAGAACAGCCCCCGGCTGCCGGCCATCAGGGTGATGGTGGCCCTGGGCCAGGAGGACCTGTCCATCCGG ATGAGTGACAGGGGCATGGGGGTGCCCCTGAGGAAGATCGAGCGGCTCTTCAGCTACATGTACTCGACAGCCCCCaccccccagctgggctctgggggggccCCCCTG gccGGCTTTGGCTACGGGCTGCCCATCTCCCGCCTCTACGCCAAGTACTTCCAGGGGGACCTGCAGCTCTTCTCCATGGAGGGCTTTGGCACCGACGCCGTCATCTACCTAAAG gCGCTGTCCACGGACTCGGTGGAGCGGCTGCCCGTGTACAACAAGTCGGCGTGGCGGCACTACCAGGCCAGCCAGGAGGCCGGGGACTGGTGCGTGCCCAGCACCGAGCCCAAGAATACCTCCACCTACCGCGTGCCCTGA
- the SAMD14 gene encoding sterile alpha motif domain-containing protein 14 isoform X2 — MGTLRRAVPALQPCPCPAGRCPFSTAARPSVPGVAVPSVPPGAVPSAPGSCSLSLGSVPPPPVSVQPRARSGRGRPRPRRPRRFRVPVPPPRPPARRGRSAAPSAPTGPEPGPAPSPAPSPARREASGAEQDARGARPCPTMSVSKLQDTDEVFETPRLDSSLHKARARLLARGRRQRPSRSRLRDSASSTEGDEGPEAAGTEGEGSPLDPSPFSRTDGFSFEPGVARPGLGDPPAPTPPLSRYRPLTNTPSQEGLSGPPAPQSCPSSDSSPGFARRHPRPRQHSEDDSRDMSPPSPASPTVGLDKKTRRKFLDLGVTLRRASSGKSRKEKSSNRLSMGSRDVSEGPGRPSGSPFLPFSWFSDSARGSPGPASPAGSPRHEGLSPPKSASQDSELSEDSPPSSASPRLPGAPKCTYPYHTLSQSSDELLEEPAGAAAGWTCGQVGQWLQSLGLERYVREFAERGVDGPRLLLLDGAKLKALGVGSSQDRAVLKRRLKELSLAAERERKARDKADKQRDKHKKKDQEQRRS; from the exons ATGGGGACCCTGCGGCGGGCGGTGCCAGCGCTGCAGCCGTGCCCGTGTCCTGCCGGTCGCTGTCCCTTCAGCACCGCCGCGCGTCCCTCCGTGCCCGGTGTCGCCGTGCCCTCGGTGCCCCCCGGCGCTGTCCCTTCAGCACCGGGCTCGTGTTCGCTGTCCCTCGGGTccgtccccccgcccccggtgTCCGTTCAGCCCCGGGCTCGTTCCGGGCGGGGCAgaccccgcccccgccgcccccgccgttTCCGGGTTCCTGTGCCCCCCCCGCggcccccggcccggcggggccgctcgGCAGCGCCCTCCGCTCCCAccggccccgagcccggcccggccccgagcccggccccgagcccggcccggcgggaggCGAGCGGGGCCGAGCAGGATGCCCGAGGAGCGCGG ccctgtcccaccaTGTCGGTCTCCAAGCTGCAGGACACGGACGAGGTTTTTG AGACGCCGCGTTTGGAcagcagcctgcacaaggccCGCGCCCGGCTCCtggcccgcggccgccgccagCGGCCCTCGCGCTCCCGCCTGCGCGACAGCGCCAGCTCCACCGAGGGCGACGAGGGGCCCGAGGCCGCG GGCACTGAGGGCGAGGGCAGCCCCCTGGACCCCTCGCCCTTCTCCCGCACCGACGGCTTCTCCTTCGAGCCGGGGGTGGCACGGCCGGGCCTGGGGGACCCCCCGGCCCCCACACCCCCCCTCAGCCGCTACCGGCCCCTCACCAACACCCCGTCCCAGGAGGGGCTCTCGGGGCCCCCCGCGCCCCAGTCCTGCCCCAGCTCCGACAGCTCCCCCGGCTTCGCCCGCCGCCacccccggccccggcagcaCAGCGAAG ATGACAGCCGGGACATGAGCCCCCCCTCGCCCGCCAGCCCGACCGTGGGGCTTGACAAGAAAACGAGGAGGAAATTCTTGGATTTGGG ggtgaccCTGCGCCGGGCGTCCTCTGGGAAGAGCCGCAAGGAGAAGAGCAGCAACCGCCTGTCCATGGGCAGCAG ggatgtgtCAGAGGGGCCCGGCCGCCCCTCGGGGTCCCcgttcctgcccttctcctggtTCTCGGACAGCGCCCGGGGCTCGCCCGGCCCCGCGTCCCCCGCGGGCTCCCCCCGGCATGAGGGGCTCAGCCCCCCCAAATCCGCCTCACAG gACTCGGAGCTGAGCGAGGATTCGCCACCATCCAGCGCCAGCCCCCGCCTGCCCGGCGCCCCCAAGTGCACGTACCCCTACCACACCCTGTCCCAGTCCTCGGACGAG ctgctggaggagccgGCGGGCGCGGCCGCGGGCTGGACGTGCGGCCAGGTGGGGCAgtggctgcagagcctgggcctgGAGCGCTACGTGCGGGAATTCGCCGAGCGCGGCGTGGACGGGCCCCGCCTGCTGCTCCTCGACGGCGCCAAGCTCAag GCGCTGGGCGTGGGCAGCTCCCAGGACCGCGCGGTGCTCAAGCGGCGGCTGAAGGAGCTGAGCCTGGCGGCCGAGCGGGAGCGCAAGGCCCGCGACAAGGCGGACAAGCAGCGCGACAAGCACAAGAAAAAGGACCAGGAGCAGCGGAGGAGCTGA
- the SAMD14 gene encoding sterile alpha motif domain-containing protein 14 isoform X1, with product MGTLRRAVPALQPCPCPAGRCPFSTAARPSVPGVAVPSVPPGAVPSAPGSCSLSLGSVPPPPVSVQPRARSGRGRPRPRRPRRFRVPVPPPRPPARRGRSAAPSAPTGPEPGPAPSPAPSPARREASGAEQDARGARPCPTMSVSKLQDTDEVFDFTAVVPETPRLDSSLHKARARLLARGRRQRPSRSRLRDSASSTEGDEGPEAAGTEGEGSPLDPSPFSRTDGFSFEPGVARPGLGDPPAPTPPLSRYRPLTNTPSQEGLSGPPAPQSCPSSDSSPGFARRHPRPRQHSEDDSRDMSPPSPASPTVGLDKKTRRKFLDLGVTLRRASSGKSRKEKSSNRLSMGSRDVSEGPGRPSGSPFLPFSWFSDSARGSPGPASPAGSPRHEGLSPPKSASQDSELSEDSPPSSASPRLPGAPKCTYPYHTLSQSSDELLEEPAGAAAGWTCGQVGQWLQSLGLERYVREFAERGVDGPRLLLLDGAKLKALGVGSSQDRAVLKRRLKELSLAAERERKARDKADKQRDKHKKKDQEQRRS from the exons ATGGGGACCCTGCGGCGGGCGGTGCCAGCGCTGCAGCCGTGCCCGTGTCCTGCCGGTCGCTGTCCCTTCAGCACCGCCGCGCGTCCCTCCGTGCCCGGTGTCGCCGTGCCCTCGGTGCCCCCCGGCGCTGTCCCTTCAGCACCGGGCTCGTGTTCGCTGTCCCTCGGGTccgtccccccgcccccggtgTCCGTTCAGCCCCGGGCTCGTTCCGGGCGGGGCAgaccccgcccccgccgcccccgccgttTCCGGGTTCCTGTGCCCCCCCCGCggcccccggcccggcggggccgctcgGCAGCGCCCTCCGCTCCCAccggccccgagcccggcccggccccgagcccggccccgagcccggcccggcgggaggCGAGCGGGGCCGAGCAGGATGCCCGAGGAGCGCGG ccctgtcccaccaTGTCGGTCTCCAAGCTGCAGGACACGGACGAGGTTTTTG ATTTTACCGCTGTGGTTCCAGAGACGCCGCGTTTGGAcagcagcctgcacaaggccCGCGCCCGGCTCCtggcccgcggccgccgccagCGGCCCTCGCGCTCCCGCCTGCGCGACAGCGCCAGCTCCACCGAGGGCGACGAGGGGCCCGAGGCCGCG GGCACTGAGGGCGAGGGCAGCCCCCTGGACCCCTCGCCCTTCTCCCGCACCGACGGCTTCTCCTTCGAGCCGGGGGTGGCACGGCCGGGCCTGGGGGACCCCCCGGCCCCCACACCCCCCCTCAGCCGCTACCGGCCCCTCACCAACACCCCGTCCCAGGAGGGGCTCTCGGGGCCCCCCGCGCCCCAGTCCTGCCCCAGCTCCGACAGCTCCCCCGGCTTCGCCCGCCGCCacccccggccccggcagcaCAGCGAAG ATGACAGCCGGGACATGAGCCCCCCCTCGCCCGCCAGCCCGACCGTGGGGCTTGACAAGAAAACGAGGAGGAAATTCTTGGATTTGGG ggtgaccCTGCGCCGGGCGTCCTCTGGGAAGAGCCGCAAGGAGAAGAGCAGCAACCGCCTGTCCATGGGCAGCAG ggatgtgtCAGAGGGGCCCGGCCGCCCCTCGGGGTCCCcgttcctgcccttctcctggtTCTCGGACAGCGCCCGGGGCTCGCCCGGCCCCGCGTCCCCCGCGGGCTCCCCCCGGCATGAGGGGCTCAGCCCCCCCAAATCCGCCTCACAG gACTCGGAGCTGAGCGAGGATTCGCCACCATCCAGCGCCAGCCCCCGCCTGCCCGGCGCCCCCAAGTGCACGTACCCCTACCACACCCTGTCCCAGTCCTCGGACGAG ctgctggaggagccgGCGGGCGCGGCCGCGGGCTGGACGTGCGGCCAGGTGGGGCAgtggctgcagagcctgggcctgGAGCGCTACGTGCGGGAATTCGCCGAGCGCGGCGTGGACGGGCCCCGCCTGCTGCTCCTCGACGGCGCCAAGCTCAag GCGCTGGGCGTGGGCAGCTCCCAGGACCGCGCGGTGCTCAAGCGGCGGCTGAAGGAGCTGAGCCTGGCGGCCGAGCGGGAGCGCAAGGCCCGCGACAAGGCGGACAAGCAGCGCGACAAGCACAAGAAAAAGGACCAGGAGCAGCGGAGGAGCTGA